The genome window TTTCATCAAAGAAGCATGTGAAATTACTTGCtgttaaataataaatatatgctGGGGGCAGCCAAATACAATTAAAAAAGTAAAAGAACTATGATTAATATTATTATCAACATGGGCAAGCAGGATATCATGAACACAgtaaaaggatatatatatatatatatatatatatatatatatatatatatatatatatatatatatatatatatatatatatatatatatatatgacatcttGCTGATCTTTGATGTAACAGAACTAATGCTGTTCTTATACACAGCCAGAGCTTACTTCCAGCTGGTTGGCTTTTATGTAATCCCATACACGACTCAGAGCCACAGATTTGGGAATTTCTCTTTCTTCACTTCCAAAAAATTTGGCCAGTGAATCAGAAATAACCATAGGATATTCATCAGAATCAGGTTTGGTAATTTCAGTTGCAGAAACATCTGCAGCCTTTAGTTTTTTGGATTCAGCACCTGTATCCTCTGCGAAAAAAGTAGTGGATTCAAATTCATTCAGGTTATCACGGCATACAAGCATTCAAACACACTTAAATGCACGAGATGATTAGCCTACTTGGATAATCAAGTGGAATTATATGCTTGGATAGCAGCTTGTTCATCTTAAACATATCAGTACTATCTGTCTCAAACACCCGCCGTAGTTCATCATTGCAGATGATCTTCCTCTTGTTATTAGGATCTTGCAGATTGTTTTTTCGGATGTAAGCCCATAGCTGCTTTACGATCTGAACCAAGATATATGCAATTAGTATTCCACACACAGACAATAGCAAAAACTCGAGCAAAGTGTTATACACATTAGAGTGTTGATTGAATGAAGAACCTGAGTCCTTGACATTGCTGCCTCACCAACAATGGGCTGCAGTTCAGGTGAAACACCACAAACTTTATTCAGACCCCCAGGACCACCTTTTCTTTTAGCCCTAGGTGGCGCACTGCACAAAGGATGAAGTATGGGTAACCAGACCAAGTACCACAAAGTCCAAAAATATGAATGTACAAAACAGGAGTAAATATGCATATTTCTTGGTACAGAAGCCACCAGTTGCAGTAATTATCTACTAAGGAAAGATGAAAATAAAGAAGACGCCCGGCTTATTATGGCAAATTAAACAGTATCCATAAACAAGTTGAAGAAGTCGATGCTCTGTTAATTTCCCAATGTGTTCATAGAATAAAACAGCAACATGTGTCTTACAGTTGAAGATTCAAGCAGGGTAAGATTTCTTTCTTCATAAGTTAATCAGATGATTCAATATGAATTAATGACATAAAACTACTTATTCTGAGTGATTAAATTGTATTTAAGATTGTTACCAATTTTTCATGTAACTTAAGTATAACTTTTCCAAGGGAGAGATTTAGGTTATAGAGATTCTGCAACACCTAGGTTTCAGCATCTATTTTGTTTGTTTCCTTTAAGTGCATAATGTGGTAGGCAACCTCCTACCCATCAACCCAACATGCCATTCTGAATTCATTATGGGACTGGCTGCAAGTGTATACCCACAAAGCCCGAGTAAAGGACTAAGTGAATAGTGAGTCATCATCGTATATGCATAATTTACGCAAGATCTGCCGATTTCCCAACACTTAAAAAAATCTTTGGATCGGTAAAATCTCTCTATTAAATGGAAATCTCCTATAATCTTCAAGCTTGCATTGCATCACTCATATGGCATTTCGAGTCCACATCCTGGTGCAAGCTATGCAAAGAGATAAACCGAAAAATgactaaaacaaaacaaaaaagaatggTAGGAATTTCAAATTTGGATGTATCACCAAGAAAATGGTATGATCTAAATGTTAGAAAGTTTTTCTTTTAATGGATAAACCTACATCAAGAACTCCAAAACAGGGGCTAAAAAGAAATCTTTGGTTTATGTTTTGGTTCTTGTGGCTTTGTTTCAGTGGTTCTTGTACCGGCTTGGACGCACTAGACTCTAGCATACAGTGAAGTGACACCGTAACATGAATTCAAACTAGCAAGCAACCACCTTCTACCATATGTTAACTAACACACTCTCACTTCATCTAGTTTACTAACCTCAAAAAGTAGTTAGTTTCTGGAGCGCACACACACTCACTTGATGGTCATGCGCTAcattctatttttatttatttctctttCTTGACCAATCTTGGATCAATATTAATATAGAAccaaaactaaaaagaaaaactataaaaATGTAATCCACTTGAACCTAACTGGTTGCATAAGTCTTCAGAAAAACTCTCATTTGAATCTAGGAACCAAAAGTTGAATCAATTCTTCAGCTTTGTAGTTGCTACTTAAGCCACATAAAAGCTCAAATTGAGCACGAAAAGCTTGTCAAGAAATCCTTGTTAAGAAGAGTAGAGCGCATTCTAAGCTAAAAAGGAAGCACCTTTCCTTCGGCGCAGCCATAGCCACAGTCACGGGCGCAAGCCCGACAGCAGCAGGGACCCCCTGTGGCGCCTGGTGGAGCTGCTGCTGGAGGTGGTACGCCGCCACGACGGCAGCAGCGGGCAGAGGCGGGGGCGGGGGATACTGGAAGGCGATGCCGGGGTGGTGGTGTTGGGGAAATGGGGCCGGGGCAGCGACGCCGGCGGAGGATGTGGGCTTGGGAGGGGGGATCTGCTGCTGGAgagggaggtggtggaggaggatgTAGGGGTTATGGGGGCCGGCGGCGGCCTGCGACTGGGGATGAGGAGGGAGAGGATGAACGGAGGGGCGGAGTAGGAGCTCGATCTGATCGCGGATGAAGGCGGCCTTGTGGGAGAGGTCGAGCCCTAGCTTGGCCTCGACCTGGCGCACGACGTCGGGTAGCGACGCAGCGGCGGGGTCGGACTGCCGGAGGACCGACTCAACGCAGCTGGCGATCTCCTGGTCCGAAACCATGGTGATGGCGGGCCCAACACCATGTAACGGCGACGCCAGAGGGACAGAGAAAGAAAACTCAAATGGCCCGCCCCGCCCCGCCCCGCCCTTtcccctctctctgtctctctatctctctcttctcctcctccactctctatctctctcttcccctctctatctatctcaatctctctctctctctctctctctctctctcttaggtcTCCCTTCAGAAATAGTCGAACATTTGAAGCTGAAATAACCAAAATGCCCTCGAATCCTTGCTTGAGAATCAAATCATGTCACGTGCACACGTGACATGGGGTCCTCCCTGAGTTCATCCCAGTCCAAAGCCTCTTCCGGTTGATTGGCCGATGAACCGAGGCCCCAGTGGTGGAGCCCAGCCTCTCCTCTACGGACGATGGGATCCCCTCCAACCATTCCTTTAGATAGCACCGTCCAATTCCCATCTTATGTCGTTGACCAAGCGTCTGATCTGACGACAAAGGGATGTTGACTTGATCACGTCTCAGAACTGCCTAATAATTAATGTATAGTTGGGTCTTCCGTCGAATTCAAGTCTTTCACAACTAAGCGACTACGTTATTAATCCAATTCGATCCAAAGTCTAAAGGTTATTAATCCAATCGGTATCTAAAGGGCATCACGTTTTAGCTAACAAGAATAAAAGTCAACATAAAGCTTGTTTCATGTGGCTTGTTTCACACACTTACACGATGCGGAATAGATATCTCAACAACTTGCATGAGGTTGAACAACCTCCGTATCTATTTCTTCTTATTTAAGATTCCGATTTCTTGGAAATTAAAAAAAGGACCATTATGTTGACCTGTGCACAGTTATTTCGATGATTATTATGTATCGATGAGGTCGGTTTTCGTCATCCTATTGACTTAGACGACACGGATCGCGTCGGGGCCACTATGATGATAATAGTACttttaattgcttaaaagatgatACTCATTGGGATTAGATATGGTTAGGGTAAGGTAtgaaattgtacttttattttccTTATTACTTCAATAGATTGAGTTTAAAAGTAGCAATTTATTATTCTATACAATCTTATTTTGAGGATTAAGCCATTAGCGTTGGTTTTGATTGTCTTCTCATATCCTACGAAATATGATCGATTACATCCGATTGTCTGAATAAAATGTAtgtagaaattttaaaaaaataaaaaaaatataacccTAAATGAGAAGGTTAATTttgtctaaaagaaaaaaaaaacacacaaccCAATATTACTTATAGAAGTATACTATTTGCGTTCTTCATTTTACTATTTTaaacaatattatttttaatagtaataatgatttatttatttttctcttttccacTTTTTTTAGGAAGAAAAAGATCAAGAGGAGTAAGacgagaacaagaagaagaaaaagaggatgagggggaaagagaagaggagaatgagatttatatttatttacaaaatgatagtttgaaaatatttaaaataaaattatggatCGTAAATAGTAATCCTTTTATTTATATCTCTAGAATAAAGGAGATTACTCTTTGATACCCATATATTtactattttataatattattttataaattttttagtatttttaaatcatccttttataaattaatttaaatatcttATTCTTAACCCTCTCCCCTCCCTCCTCTTATTCTTTCTTCTTAGATAACGACATGAAGGAAGTGATAAATAGGATCAGATGACATCGAGCAATAAGGAGAAGAGAGTAAAAGAGAGTTGAAGAAACATTAACCCCCAAGAAACCCTAATTCGACTTTGGGATATTCTACGATTATACATTGCTCTCTTTAAGATATAAGACAAGCCAAAAAAGTGGAGGCTAACCAAAGTATTAGCTCAACTAAGAAACCGTAATTCATGAGTTCGATGCCCCTTCCTCCTTCCCCCCCCCCTCGGTACATTATCATTCAGGGTTTCCCTTTTTAAGAAATCAAGTTTATACTCCTAAAAGTAATGATTTACATGGTGTACAAAAGAAGTGGGCCTTATTGATTGATTTTCTCGAATTTGCTAGCTTTGTTATCCTCATGGTGGATTAGTTGTCTTTGCATACATTATTACTTTGTTTGTTTATCAGCATGAACTTGGAAGAGAAATAAATGATGTTCATGTCATGGATTAACGCGTAACCGAGGAGTACATGTCTTTTACAACTATCATCTGACATGAAACAAATGACTTTAGGGCTTGACAAGTAATGAAAAATGGATGTCTATGGATGATAAATCTTGGTTAACACTGACACCCACCCAACCATCTTCATCAGGCATAGAGATAGAGTTGCTATGATCATGATTATTGAATTCATATATGATATAAATTATGATCGTATGTAATTGCCATTGCAGTGTCTTAAAGAACCTATCAAAATCAGATGTTTAGGTTGAAGGACGATGGATGCTTCAAAAAACGATGAAGAATCATTTAAGATAACATTGTATAATTTGAATatgtgaaataataataataactattaGGAGAGATAAAGACACAAATAGAGATTTAAAagattattattaattataaataaaaaaat of Musa acuminata AAA Group cultivar baxijiao chromosome BXJ2-3, Cavendish_Baxijiao_AAA, whole genome shotgun sequence contains these proteins:
- the LOC135607275 gene encoding uncharacterized protein LOC135607275 — translated: MVSDQEIASCVESVLRQSDPAAASLPDVVRQVEAKLGLDLSHKAAFIRDQIELLLRPSVHPLPPHPQSQAAAGPHNPYILLHHLPLQQQIPPPKPTSSAGVAAPAPFPQHHHPGIAFQYPPPPPLPAAAVVAAYHLQQQLHQAPQGVPAAVGLAPVTVAMAAPKESAPPRAKRKGGPGGLNKVCGVSPELQPIVGEAAMSRTQIVKQLWAYIRKNNLQDPNNKRKIICNDELRRVFETDSTDMFKMNKLLSKHIIPLDYPKDTGAESKKLKAADVSATEITKPDSDEYPMVISDSLAKFFGSEEREIPKSVALSRVWDYIKANQLEDSANSSILCDPKLQELFGCESLPVSGISDLLANHLLKKS